acacAGAAACCCTAGGTCGTTTGTAATAAAGAGTGTGattgtaaaatataatttaccaatagatgaataaatatctgTTGATCTTTCTAGTTACTGTTCACATTGTAGAGAGAGATTTTTCAAATTTCCTGGAAttatttgtttatcgaaatggcaggtgaggcggcatttcccgtTCTGTCAGCACACAAAATATCAGTTATAGCTGTAAATTCTTTGATACATTAAAAAGCTtcatgtatggcagctaaatcaaataaaacattctcgtagctgcaccatctagtagcggctaatcgaactaacgattttttttttcttttttgcagaaCCCAAAATTGATTCATTAAGCAGAaaacatgctgtgtgtgtgtgtgtgtgtgtgtgtgtgtgtgtgtgtgtgtgtgtgtgtgtgtgtgtgtgtgtgtgtgtatgtgtgtgtgtgtattgtctatGGAAATAAGTCAAAATTAAGTAAAGAGTTACGAAACAGTGTATAATTCGTTTCGGTTATTCTAAATGGCCTTCATCTTATGTTGAAATCTGATcgtaattgttgctattatttcccCCTAAATCCTGGTATTAGATCAACTGAGCAAGAAAATACATGTTTGGtggtttcaactcgagcaacaaTTAGCTGGGTGTTTCCAGGGAGGATGAATATAAACAGTCTAAGATCCGAATCCCGATACAACTAATTTGGCTGTAAAGGTTTGGTATGCTTATTTCATCcacattgatgattttttttttttttttgtatttgtttttataatgtatcaaatatatgcatatataaaaatatatatacatacacatatatatgtatgtatatacatataaatgtatatgcatattcatacatacttatatgtatatccatacatttataaatatgtatatatatttatatgtatacatttatatatacacattcatacaaacacacacatatgtctgcatataaatatgtgtgtataagtatatatatcatatacatacacatgtacatatacatataaatatacatacatacatatatataataaatatacatatatatgtatctgtatatatatatatatatatatatatttatatattcatatgtatgcattaatttATTGACCATCTCAatggttgttttagaaatttggtaATGTTGTTAGCGTTAGTGAAGACATCAATTAATATAATTTGGGGGTAACTATTTTGaaacagtgattttagttgcttcctaATTTCAAAACTTGACTGCCTGCATACGGTAGTTTAACAAACCTATGACCTTTTTTAACAGTAGAGGCAAGGGTTGGTTTCAGAATATTTTACAAAAGAAAGTTTTcgtaattttatcaaataaaaacaatggatATTCGTTAGGTATACagaattctttaagaaaaaaCATTTCATCATGGAAAGTTGACCAGATGCTACACAGGTTATAGAGTCGAGTTTTGATGCTGttgattttttataaatatggAATGTAACTGAGGAAGTGAAGTCAGTGAAGGTTAGCTTGTGGTAAATGCATGTATGGTGCCATTCttataggtgattagcgtgtccaaaaaCGGTAGTTGACTGTTTTCCTTTAAATTtgatgctcgggtgtttcgaGTTGAGACAGTTTATAAAAAGGTTTACGTGTGAGGTGTGTTTGAAGaggagaaaggtatcatcgatgtatcgCTGATAATGAACGGGCTTAAACAGCAGGCGGGGATTGTTCAAACcagttatattcatgataacaaagGAATGCATTAATTTAGGAAGGGCCTGATGGGTACCCCATCGCTACACCGTCTGTTTGGGTGTGTAATCAATCATCAAATGTGAAAACCAAGTAATGGGCTGCaatcacaattatttttttaaaattatcttttgATAGACCAAAGTCATTGAAAAGATGTTTACATTGTTGACTATTAAATCCGTGGTTTTAGAAAGGGGAAACTTAGTGAACAATGACCCAACATCGATCATGCCAATGGATTGTTGAAGCTTCAGGGATGTAATTTCAACTACAAAGGTAGTCAATTTTCAATTGTGTACTGATTTATATTTAGAGGGATGTTATGGGAACCAGGGATTTTGCAGTGTAAGAGTTAAAAGCACTCGAAGAAATAATGGACCTTAGGGGAAGGTGAGGTTTATGAACTTGGGAGAGTCCATAGAGTAGACCAAGTCTGGAGCCAGAAGTCATAAGGAAATTATAAGTTCTTTCATTAATAGATGACTTTTCCATTGGTTCTTTGTGGCAGTACTGATGATGAAGGTTTTTACCTTCGAAACGTCAAATAAACAGGAAATTCTTCAcaactgtgttagtctacctattcatactgtgtgtatatatatatgtatatatctattaatctatctcttcacatcttcatctatatgtatatatatttatctgtgtgtatatgtgtgtgtttatgaatatacatatatatgtatatatacatatatatacacatatataaacatatgtatacatatatgtataaatatacctatacatatatatgtatacacagccatatatacatacaaatatatatacatatatgtatgtatatacatatttatacacacatatatatacacatacgtacacatatgcatatatatacatatactttatattgtgtatatatatatgtatatatatacgtacgtatatacatatatacctataaacacgaatatatacgcatatatacatatatatgtatgtgaggaaCATCACTTAGAAAAACAATGTAAGGAACTGGAGTATCTAGACAACATAAACAGCAATAAGCTCCATAAGAAATTTAAAGACATGAAGGAAAATAAGCCAAATATTCAGTTAGGCATTGTCAGCAAGGACGGGAAAATGCTGCATGACGATCAATATATCATTAACAGATTGAAAATGACCTATATGTCGACAGTAGGCCTGAGAAACCTATGATAGAACTCCTCGATTCTCCACCAGCAATCTCATGTGTAGAAGTAGAGTCAGTAATAAACAGCCTTTCAAACAACAAGTCACCAGGGGATGATAACATTCCGGCAGAATTCCTTAAACAGCTTGGACCAACTGGTGTGAATATTATGAGAAAACTGGTCAGCAAAATATACCATAGAGGGGAGTGGCCTGAAGACTCCCTACTGAGTACAAAGGCAACACAATGCAGCGACTTCCGCACTATAAGCCTCATCGAGAAACAACTTGACGAGTCTCAGCTTGGCTTCAGAAGTGGAAGGGGAACACGGGATGCCATCTTTATGCTGCGAATTATGGCTGGACGTTTGATCGAGAAACAGAAGAACTTGTACCTCTGCTTCATCGACTACACGAAAGCATTTGACAGAGTCAATCATGCTAAACTGCTTGAAGTGATAGAAAAGGCAAACATCCCAGCGCATGAGAGAAACCTGATCAGCAATCTGTATTGGAAccagtgtatatgtatctgtatatatatttatgtatatatgtatataattgtaaatatgtatataggtatgtattatgaatatgcatggatgtatagagatatataagtgAGAACATCAGCCGGTCCCTCGAACAAACTAAAGATTCTTAGAGGTGTACGACAGGGGTGTATCCTATCCCCTGCTCTATTTAACCTTTATAGCGAGTTCCTACTTAGAGAAGCGCTGGAGGACTATGAAGGTGTTTACGTTAATGGCATGAACATCACCAACTTGCGATACGCGGATGACACTGTATTGATTGCCACGAATACAACTACCTTGCAAAGCATGGTTGATTCTCTATGTAGAAAATGCACAGAGTATGGCATGGAGCTTAATGCTAAAGAGACGAAAACGATGTGCATCAGCAAACCAGAACCAGATAAGCTCACCATCACTGCCAATGGAAAAAACCTGGAGCAGAAAGCCAATTATCTTTATCTAGGAAGTACCATAAGCCAGAATAGCAGAATAGATGATGAAGTAATGCGAAGCATTGGGTTGGCCAAAGCGAAGTTCTGGGAATGCAAAGAGTTCACCAGAAGCAACATCAACTTGTGACTAAAAAGGAAGTTACTGAAGTGTTACATATTCACGGTAGCTTCCTATGGATGCGAAGCCTCGATATTCaacaaggaagtgagaaagaagataaaCGCCTTTGAGATGTGGTGTTTCAGGAGAAGGCTGAAGGTCAGCTGGAAGAAGAAGGTTTCCAACGCAGAAGTACTACGGAAAGCCAGAAGTTCTAGAACCCTTCTTTTAtccatgataaagaagaaaattaagtatGCCGGCCACACTATAAGAGGAAGTGCCGGATCCCTCGCATCTACTCTGCTTGAGGGAAGAATAGAAGGCTCAAAATCCAGAGGAAGACCAAGGCGGAAATGGCTCGATGATATCAAGGAACTGACAGATCTCTCCGACTACGGCGCCATCAAACGCCTCGCCGAGAACAGAGCTCCTTGGCGTCCCATAGTGGCCAACCTTCGAATCGAAGTCGGCacttaacaacaaaacaaaaaatatgtatgtatgtgtatatgtatataaatgcatatatacacatctatatatatttatacacacacacgcacacacacacacacacacacacacacacacacacacacacacacacacacatatatatatatgtatatatatatgtttatatatatttatgtatatatgtatataattgtaaatatgtatataagtatgtattttgaatatgcatgaatatatatataaatggtgccCAACGCCTCGGTGCCCCACGCCTCTGTGCCCTGACTGTTCTATGTATCTCGGCGCAACGAACTCGTTTTGCTATTATTTGTCATCGAAATACTTGTATAGCTGTGTACAtacttgtgaatatatatctttGAGTTCTCTATAcaaattttatttattcctcGAGTGGCTAATCTAGAGATCAATGTTAAAAGAACCAAAAGGGGTCACAAATACCAAACAAACCTCTgacaatctatatatgtatatatatatgtatatacatattaagatgtatatatatgtaaatatatatgtatatatatgcatatatgtgtatatatataaacctatatatgaataatatatacatatttatttacatttatatatttgccaCGAATGCAACTACCTTGCAAAACATGATTGATTCTCTATGAAGAAATACacagtatgtatttgtatatgtatatatgtatatgtatacatataaataaacacacacatacatacatataggtcatgatatatatatgtatatatatatatatatatatatatatatatatataatgtgtgtgtgtgtataaaatatataaatcagtatatgtaattgtataaatatctataaatgtatatataatatatatacatatatatatgtatatatgtatatatatgtatatacatacacatgtgtacatgggatttttttctactatagtatcaacatgtGTTTTACAATTTatgtacactgatatatatatatatatatatatatatatatatatatgtgtgtgtgtgtgtgtgtgtgtgtgtgtgtgtgtgtgtgtgtgtgtgtgtgcgtgtgtgtgtatgcatatatattatacatgtatatgaatatgtataaataaatatatatacatatatttgtataaaaaatatatacatacatatatatgtatatatatgtatacacacacacacatatatatatgatatacagatagatagataagtatgtatatatgtaaatatataaatatatgtatatatatatgtatacattcatttattgtaGAGAAACCTACAATGGACAAACTAGTTtgtgaactgttttttttttctaccatggtatcagcacagtgtttatatgtgtgtatatatatatatatatatatatatatatatatatatatatacatgtatatgtatatatatagacatatatattatataggtatatatatagagagagatataaatatatatatacatatatacgaatatatgtatatatataggtatgtatacatataaatatatatatgtatatatatatacacttatacctacatatatatacacacatacgcacgcagacgcacaaacacacacacacacacacatatatatgtatgtacatatatatgaatatgtatgtatgtagatatttatacggtagaaaaaaaaacataatctaaaactaaatttattgaaaataagacaacagtttcgaaatacacctggattccattttcagaccTAACATCACAgctgagaaaataaaaagagcgctcaggtgtgtgcatatatattatacatatatgttagcgAGATCCAGAAACACATCTGACAAAATAAGAACCTGTGGTGTGAATGGTACTTATGatgatcacaatttttttttttttttttactagatttataaaatatttacgaTGGCATTAAggccgatgataataatgaaaacaatgtcaTCAACAGTATTGATCACAATTTAGATGTAGTGGTTACCAATGCATTGCACAATACATAAAGGCGAACCAAAAATTCCACGCCATGGAATAGGTAAGAATGATAAACTAAGTTGTAAgatattaattatacatatacagtatatttgtatgtgggATGGCACAATCCCAAAATATACAGAATTTTAAATTACACAGCAATGAAGCTATAGCACCTACTGTGTTATTACACCTATCGGTATCAATAAATCAGTATTTAAGtgccaacaaaaaataaaaataaatctggcTTTATTTTAATCGCGCGGCAAGGTTGAATTCCTCACATGTTTACTTTGCTGAAGTTATAAGAGCATGGACTAATTCTCATTACTGAGTTTTCCATGAACCAGATTAAGGCCAATGGGCTGACGCCGATTGGCTTACTCGTATTTTGTTATAGACTCATCCGTTTCCAAGGTGAAGGACTTCACTGCTTTCATCGAAAGTCCAACGGACATGTCAGCACAATAGTTAAATCGCGCACGGCGGGATGGCTGACAGGCAAGGGATCTGAAGCTTTCAGCCGAGGGAAAAAAGCTTAAAGAAATTCCAGCACCTCAGACCAGGCAATCATCGAATGCAATgtccaggttttttttttttcacactaaCATTTGGATAAGAATATGTTTACAAAATGAACCGAAGTGCGACGCTGCGTAAAGTCCCCTAAGATGATGCCACACAAGTCTCTTTTGTGGCTTCATACTGTGAGTGTCCTAAAAAAGAAGGACCCCACGGCTTTTAAGACGTACACTTTTATGTCTCTACTTTTTTAATGAACACGCAAAATTACGTATGACACATATATTAGAGTAAACGTATGATTACGGACATATACAAGCACATGCGAATTTTTTAGAATCGAGTGTTTTCGGTGACGGTTTATGCTCTATTAATTTACTCTTTAGAACAGGATGTCAAAATCATATCCCGCGGGGCAAATGTAGCCCTCGGGATGGTCGAAAGTTACTTGCGGagggacaagaaaaataaatagcctTTGAAATTATGATTGCCACAAAGGATTATAATTAATGTCAATAGGTGTGCAGCTAATCAAGTATAAAAACATGATAattgctcgatactccactggtttcaTTTTAACATCTTACTGCACCTTCATGAGTTAAGAACTTTATGAGTTAAGAACTGGAAATCCATACATGACCTAGAGACGCATATCACAATCATGTCATATTTCAGCCTTCTAGGATAAGCGGAAATGGGCcagggtgtgtatgtttatatatatatatatatatatacacacacacaatgcatatatatatatatatatatatatatattcagaatacatatatatatatgcatatatacatatatgtatgtatatataaatgcatatatatatgaatatatataaatgcacacagacacacacacagacacacacacacacatatatatatatatatatatatatatatatatatatatatatataacacacccactcacaatatatatatatatacacatatgagtacatgtacaaatatatatatatatatatatatatatatacatatatataggtatatcgatcgataatagatagatatttaattaaatatgtatatgtatgtctgtatagatgtatatataatacttgtacataaattaatatataatacttgtacataaattaatatataatacttgtacataaattaatatataaaccaaggaacaatagaaatataattataaaacaataacactaGAAAAGGTACAGTGTATATTTATTGTAAAAAGGGTATTGGATGGTAACTAACTATCTACAGATGGATAGTTATTCACATGGTAAATCGGGTGATTACTGTAATTGTACCATTGAGCCCTGGTTTCGTGTTAATGCTATGGAGAGATTCGGCTACGATCTGGTCAAGTTTGTTAAGACGGGAGGTCAAGAGTTTTTTTAATCGGCAGTGTTAAACGGGTGGTTGTGAAAGTGCTCTCTGAATGCTGAGAAGGATGATTTACACAGTGGAAGTCCAGTCCTGATAGACTTGCCTTTATGCTCAAGGATGCGGTGTTGCATGTATAAGGTTGAACACACGTAATATTCTAGGAATGGAATGCTTTTGTTCGCAAGGAAGCCTGTGACTGACTCGTGATACTTTCACTGACAACTAATATCagcaattataattatgttaaaaaTAGCACAATCTCGACAATCAAACAACGATGACAACCTTAAATCTCAAATTAATTTGTAAGCAAAGGCGATTGTAAAGAGATATATAAGAGTTTACTCTAAATTTTTAAATGTAAAACACATCATTttgataatggaaaatatgaatCACATATATTATCCACAAATGTAGATCGTAAGATTTTCTCGCCTGATTCATTGTCTCTGCGTGGCCTCTTTGTGGAATTTATGAATGACAAATCGCCCTATTGCTTTATGCTGACAACTTCAGAGAGGCCCGGAATGCACACTCTGGTCACACGGATTGATCCCTTTAAAATGATGTCAA
The nucleotide sequence above comes from Penaeus chinensis breed Huanghai No. 1 chromosome 3, ASM1920278v2, whole genome shotgun sequence. Encoded proteins:
- the LOC125040612 gene encoding uncharacterized protein LOC125040612, coding for MTQHRSCQWIVEASGIRPEKPMIELLDSPPAISCVEVESVINSLSNNKSPGDDNIPAEFLKQLGPTGVNIMRKLVSKIYHRGEWPEDSLLSTKATQCSDFRTISLIEKQLDESQLGFRSGRGTRDAIFMLRIMAGRLIEKQKNLYLCFIDYTKAFDRVNHAKLLEVIEKANIPAHERNLISNLEFLLREALEDYEGVYVNGMNITNLRYADDTVLIATNTTTLQSMVDSLCRKCTEYGMELNAKETKTMCISKPEPDKLTITANGKNLEQKANYLYLGSTISQNSRIDDEVMRSIGLAKAKFWECKEFTRSNINLRRLKVSWKKKVSNAEVLRKARSSRTLLLSMIKKKIKYAGHTIRGSAGSLASTLLEGRIEGSKSRGRPRRKWLDDIKELTDLSDYGAIKRLAENRAPWRPIVANLRIENFKLHSNEAIAPTVLLHLSIKANGLTPIGLLVFCYRLIRFQGEGLHCFHRKSNGHVSTIVKSRTAGWLTGKGSEAFSRGKKA